ACTAACTCTAACAAAGAGTCCTTCACAAAACAATTCCCGTGAACTCAGCACCACGTACAAACCAGCTGGGACACCAAAATGGCCTCCGAAGACTCGTTCCCAAGCGATAATGCAAGGTAAGCTTTCCCGCCTCCTCACGGTACCTGGACCAATACTCTAATTCTTCACAGGTGCTTCCCAAAGACGCTCTTCGCTGCGAGCAACCGACAGCGCCCGAGTCTCCATGGTGTCATAAGCACCAAAGGCAGAAGGATGTCATCTACGGGTTGACTTAATAGCACAAGGGGCAGGTTAATATTTACGACTACCTTAAGATCTCACCTTTTAATAATCCCGCGCATGCTGTCGAGGTACTTACCTTCTACAAACAAGTTATTGCGTTAAGGATCCTTACGTCTATCTGCTTCTTCCCCTCGGCTAAGGGAATTGATCGTGGCCACAATATATGGCTTACCCATCTGGGTCGCAGAAGGGACAGCGCTATGTTTGCAGCTAGGAAGTATCGTCTGGAAGGCCTCTCCGTCGATCTGGAACCTTACATCTCAGTGCGTGAGTGGGTTCAGCGCCTTAGACAGCAGCATGATCTTCTCAAGGATCCAGATCGGTAAGGACCATTTGTGATCCATAATCCTGTTTAGTTTTGATATAGTCACTATTTTGGCCTTCAGGAACCGTGAAGATGCAATCCCATGGGAGTTTCAATGGGTGGAAGATGGTCAACAAAGTCCGTTTCCTTGGTAGTTGGATCAAGTACTAAGACCACGCTACCGTGAAGCCCACCCTTCGTCGTGTTCTCCGGTCTATGGGTACTTGCTTCAAGCGCGAGAAAATAATAGAGGGTTGGCACGAGGCAGTGGAAGGGGATTGGTAGCGAGACTTGGACGCGTGAGTTAGGTACAAAGAAGAGCAGGACAGGCAAAGCACAAGGAAAGCACTCTCACTTCACAGAGCTATCCTAGTCTCGTAATACCTAACTTCAGGTGGTTTCTGCCTTCCAGTCCAGCCAGCTCTTTAGCTAAATCCAAAAGTCAAACCCCAAAATGCTTTTATTCCGCGCCGCTGTGCTGTTTGTGCCTGTGCTTTCCACTATATCTGTATGATCTGGTGGATGGATTCGTTGTCCCTCATTATGgccccctgaacccctgaattGGCTTGGCACAGATATGaggaccctaacccttgagACAAGAAACTGCCAGCAGTGCAGGGTATAACGGCTCCATTAATGTGGTTGTGATGTTTGATATCTACTCGTTTAAAATGGTCTTCAAAGTCAATCGGGATTTCTCCTTCTGCATGGGAGTGGGTTGGTCACAGCATCCAGCCATGATGATGCGCTCGGCCGTAACTCCCATCCTTCCTTCCCAGCCGTGTTCTCGTCCCGTTTTGGGCTCCCCGCCTTCGTCATCATCTGCggggcaggagcaggagaagccACTGCCAGGTGGTCTCAAACATCCTGATGACCGGCATGATCCACCCATTCTAACAGTTGGGGAGCACGACAAAGAAATGCCTGAGAAGGTGTCGGTAACTGGGCAGACCGGTGAAGTAATCTCCCCATATTATTGAGTCGTCCCAACTGAGAATGATAAGACTCGTTCCACAGTGTTCCGGACCGGTGGCTCTGGCACGACTTCCTGAAATCCTCGGCCAATCTAAGCAGCTCTGACATCAGGTGCAATTTCATGTTGCTCCGCTGCGGGCCGGGATGCTGATGCTCAGAACTTTCATGAGGCGGCAGAGGCTCTTCAAGTGTGAGCACTTAAGTCCTCTTGTCTTCTTGAACTGAGAAGGGTTGTTTTCCCATCAACACGCATCACCCAGAACCACAACAAGCAAATCACACCAAACAACAGTCGCAATCCATGATCTCTTCCAAGatcgtctccttcctcgctgCCGCCCTCGGCGCTGGCTCTGCCCTTGCTTCAGCTATCCCCGCTCTCGAGAAGAGACAGCGTGCTCCTGGCGCTAGCATCACCTACTACAAGGATGAGAATTTCCAGGGCGACAAGCAGTTCTTTGACAAAGACCGCAAGGATATGCAGTGTTGTACGtatctccttctcctccacaatTCCATTCCTCGGAGTCTTCACTGACGATGAGTTTCTGCAATAGACAACCTTCCCAGTGACTGGCAAAACACCATCAGCTCCTACACCAACCACAATGAGGTGGACTGGTGCTGTAGATGGTGGACGTAGGTAGTCGCGGTAACTTCTTGGGGACAACCATGGTTTCTGAATTGTTGCAGTGAGTTCGACTGTCCCGAGAAGTCGGAGCCCTTGAGCACCCAGACGGCCGACGCGCTGGGTGCCGGCAAGTGGAATGATGCAATCAAGTCGTATCGATGCGAAGCCAACGCCGAAGACTTCTACTACAACCCTCGTCCTGTGGCGGAGCGTGATGCCGAGCCTGGCCTGCCTGAGCTGGAGGTGAAGGCTCAGGACAACGAGGGCTATGGCAGCGTCACCTTCTGCAAGGACCCCCTGTTCCAGGGCGAATGTTCCAGCTTTGGTCCCGCTGACAAGACTCTGCCTCTCGGCTCCTGTGGTGAGTGATACGCCTTTGTGCCTGTAGCTTTGAAATGCTAACACATGTGCCCAAAGTCAACTTTGCCGATGAGTGGAAGGATGCCATCGATTCGTTCAGAAACGATGATAACAgcacctgctgctcctgGTTCACGTACGTAATACGAATCATCTTTGCTGATCAGCACCAGTTTCCTATTCTTGTCAGCTAATCATCTTGTCTTAGTGGGCTCAACTGTGATGACAACCGTTTCCAGGCCACATTTGCCACCAACATTACCGACACATACTTCCACGACCGCATCAAGGCAATCACATGCTGGGATGTCGCGGATACCGTGAGTTGCATGCGTGATGACTCGCCTGCCAAATAGGCTACCGCGGCATTGGAGAGATTGAAGGTTGCACCCGGCGGGACATGAGGTGATGGAAGGGTCTCGTACGGGGACGATAATATCAATCACATGAGGTGGCATTGAGACTAGGATCTAGATACTCTACCAGAGGTAGGGAGCTATCTAGACAGGGAATCGTAACCAATTTCGAGATGTCCAATGCAATGTCTGTCCACACTTGTTCTTAAGCATCGCAAATAGAGGCACAGCATGCTTATTTTCCATGCCGTGGTTGGCGCTTGCATTCCGGTTGGTCTCTTTTCAcgcggggttgttgttggcccCTGAAGATGACAACTGCGCCTCACCGGTGCAG
This window of the Podospora pseudoanserina strain CBS 124.78 chromosome 3, whole genome shotgun sequence genome carries:
- a CDS encoding hypothetical protein (antiSMASH:Cluster_2; COG:S; EggNog:ENOG502SEZR), whose translation is MISSKIVSFLAAALGAGSALASAIPALEKRQRAPGASITYYKDENFQGDKQFFDKDRKDMQCYNLPSDWQNTISSYTNHNEVDWCCRWWTEFDCPEKSEPLSTQTADALGAGKWNDAIKSYRCEANAEDFYYNPRPVAERDAEPGLPELEVKAQDNEGYGSVTFCKDPLFQGECSSFGPADKTLPLGSCVNFADEWKDAIDSFRNDDNSTCCSWFTGLNCDDNRFQATFATNITDTYFHDRIKAITCWDVADTVSCMRDDSPAK